From one Streptomyces sp. ICC1 genomic stretch:
- a CDS encoding amino acid ABC transporter permease: protein MTSVLYDTPGPKAKARNWIYSGIFVVAAAAVLWWVLSALADKNQLDADKWSPFVTDGKVWTTFLLPGLGETLKAGLIAMVIALPLGALLGIARLSDHAWVRTAVGTWVEFFRAIPVLMLMLFGSAFFVQYTGVASEIRPLYAVVTGLVLYNSAVIGEIVRAGVQSLPSGQTDAAKAIGMRKGQVMTYVLLPQAVTAMLPALVSQLVVILKDTAIGGAVLGLGELLSMNRQISANYSNTIAALVVIAAIYIVVNFGLTSFASWLEGRLRKSKRTTDATVPITLDAGANSAGGI, encoded by the coding sequence ATGACCTCCGTGCTGTACGACACCCCCGGCCCCAAGGCCAAGGCCCGCAACTGGATCTACAGCGGCATCTTCGTCGTGGCGGCCGCGGCCGTCCTGTGGTGGGTGCTGTCCGCCCTCGCGGACAAGAACCAGCTCGACGCCGACAAGTGGAGCCCCTTCGTCACCGACGGCAAGGTCTGGACGACGTTCCTGCTGCCCGGCCTCGGCGAGACGCTGAAGGCCGGCCTCATCGCCATGGTCATAGCGCTGCCGCTGGGCGCCCTGCTCGGCATCGCCCGGCTCTCCGACCACGCGTGGGTACGCACCGCCGTGGGCACCTGGGTCGAGTTCTTCCGGGCCATCCCGGTGCTGATGCTGATGCTCTTCGGCTCCGCCTTCTTCGTGCAGTACACGGGCGTCGCCTCGGAGATCCGGCCGCTGTACGCGGTGGTCACCGGGCTGGTCCTCTACAACTCCGCGGTCATCGGCGAGATCGTCCGGGCCGGCGTCCAGTCGCTCCCGAGCGGCCAGACGGACGCCGCCAAGGCGATCGGCATGCGCAAGGGCCAGGTCATGACCTACGTCCTGCTCCCGCAGGCGGTCACGGCGATGCTGCCGGCGCTGGTCAGCCAGCTCGTGGTGATCCTCAAGGACACCGCGATCGGCGGAGCGGTGCTGGGCCTGGGCGAACTGCTGTCGATGAACCGGCAGATCTCGGCGAACTACAGCAACACCATCGCGGCCCTCGTGGTGATCGCGGCGATCTACATCGTGGTGAACTTCGGCCTCACCTCCTTCGCCTCCTGGCTCGAGGGCCGGCTGCGGAAGTCGAAGCGGACCACGGACGCGACCGTCCCGATCACCCTCGACGCGGGCGCGAACTCGGCCGGCGGCATCTGA
- a CDS encoding ABC transporter permease subunit (The N-terminal region of this protein, as described by TIGR01726, is a three transmembrane segment that identifies a subfamily of ABC transporter permease subunits, which specificities that include histidine, arginine, glutamine, glutamate, L-cystine (sic), the opines (in Agrobacterium) octopine and nopaline, etc.) produces MFDFLDSGQYDLLGAFWVTVQLTLYSAAGSLVWGTVLAGMRVSPVPLMRGFGTAYVNLVRNTPLTVLIIGCSLGLNQTLGVTLGGGTFKDIGFRLAVLGFIAYTGTFVCEALRSGINTVPVGQAEAARALGLSFFQVLTLIVLPQAFRAVVAPLANVLIALTKNTTVAAAIGVAEAALLMKEMIENEADALFAIFGVFALGFVLLTLPTGLLLGWVAKRVAVKR; encoded by the coding sequence GTGTTCGATTTTCTTGATTCCGGGCAGTACGACCTGCTCGGAGCCTTCTGGGTGACGGTTCAGCTCACCCTCTACTCGGCCGCCGGGTCCCTGGTCTGGGGCACCGTCCTGGCCGGGATGCGGGTCAGCCCCGTTCCGCTGATGCGGGGCTTCGGCACCGCGTACGTCAACCTCGTGCGCAACACCCCGCTGACCGTGCTGATCATCGGCTGTTCACTGGGGCTCAACCAGACCCTCGGCGTCACGCTCGGCGGCGGCACCTTCAAGGACATCGGCTTCCGGCTCGCGGTCCTCGGATTCATCGCCTACACCGGCACGTTCGTGTGCGAGGCGCTGCGATCGGGCATCAACACGGTCCCGGTCGGCCAGGCGGAGGCGGCCCGCGCACTGGGCCTGAGCTTCTTCCAGGTGCTCACCCTGATCGTGCTCCCCCAGGCGTTCCGGGCGGTCGTCGCCCCGCTCGCCAACGTACTGATCGCCCTCACCAAGAACACCACGGTGGCGGCGGCCATCGGCGTGGCCGAAGCGGCCCTGCTGATGAAGGAAATGATCGAGAACGAGGCGGACGCGCTCTTCGCGATCTTCGGGGTCTTCGCCCTGGGATTCGTCCTCCTGACCCTGCCCACCGGCCTGCTGCTCGGCTGGGTGGCCAAGCGAGTGGCGGTGAAGCGATGA
- a CDS encoding FAD-dependent monooxygenase, which produces MDPVIVVGAGPVGLSMALALAGQGVPCVLLDEGPGKDELRPARTVALHADTAAMVHRLGCATLRDEGTYFAAWRTMRRGRDAQRITFEDGPAPAHLPQHALTRGLRDAALAHPLVQLVTESRLDSVEQDGHGVTAHTRGAETTWWRGSYLVGCDGARSTVRKLLGIRFPGRTAVERHAVAALRTELPWPGEALLHRGQANGVDEVTARPLADGVYRLDWLLPARGDLVTPDALVTLIRDTLALWCGGTTPPYELLDTGVHTLHHRLARRWRDGRAFLAGDAAHLLGALGTQGVEEGLRDAENLAWKLAIAWHQGASEELLDSYEAERRRAVAARLRAADQAMPALRAGGGLRTYLPGAARSAESLLTDGHLGRGPLGAEPVYAPPVAVREVPTATEPGGPVANVPVTAPDGSTVPLRDQLGRGRLLVVLVAPGTGVWDRRHWLGAGLMPRLAAAVSALPVRTELLVADGYPGAPAHTVLLVRPDGHLAATFAGVRPAELYEAADAVRHGAPSASGSAAPVPTPAPVID; this is translated from the coding sequence ATGGACCCGGTGATCGTCGTCGGCGCGGGGCCCGTCGGGCTGTCCATGGCCCTCGCCCTGGCCGGCCAGGGCGTGCCCTGCGTCCTGCTCGACGAGGGACCCGGCAAGGACGAACTCCGCCCCGCCCGCACCGTCGCCCTGCACGCCGACACCGCCGCCATGGTGCACCGGCTGGGCTGCGCGACCCTGCGCGACGAGGGCACCTACTTCGCCGCCTGGCGCACCATGCGGCGCGGCCGCGACGCGCAGCGGATCACCTTCGAGGACGGCCCGGCCCCGGCCCACCTGCCCCAGCACGCGCTGACCCGCGGACTGCGCGACGCCGCCCTCGCCCACCCCCTGGTCCAGCTGGTCACCGAGAGCAGGCTCGACTCCGTGGAGCAGGACGGCCACGGGGTCACCGCGCACACCCGCGGCGCCGAGACCACGTGGTGGCGCGGCAGCTACCTGGTCGGCTGCGACGGAGCCCGCTCCACCGTGCGCAAGCTCCTCGGCATCCGCTTCCCCGGCCGCACCGCCGTCGAACGGCACGCCGTCGCCGCCCTGCGCACCGAACTTCCCTGGCCCGGAGAGGCGTTGCTGCACCGCGGCCAGGCCAACGGGGTGGACGAGGTCACCGCCAGACCGCTGGCCGACGGGGTGTACCGGCTGGACTGGCTGCTGCCCGCGCGCGGGGACCTCGTCACCCCCGACGCGCTGGTGACCCTCATCCGCGACACCCTCGCCCTGTGGTGCGGCGGCACGACACCCCCGTACGAGCTCCTCGACACCGGGGTCCACACCCTGCACCACCGGCTCGCCCGGCGCTGGCGCGACGGCCGCGCCTTCCTCGCCGGGGACGCCGCGCACCTGCTCGGCGCGCTCGGCACCCAGGGCGTCGAGGAGGGCCTCCGGGACGCCGAGAACCTCGCCTGGAAGCTCGCCATCGCCTGGCACCAGGGGGCCTCCGAGGAACTCCTCGACAGCTACGAGGCCGAGCGCCGCAGGGCGGTGGCCGCCCGGCTGCGCGCCGCCGACCAGGCCATGCCCGCACTGCGCGCCGGGGGCGGGCTGCGCACCTACCTCCCCGGGGCCGCGCGGTCCGCCGAATCCCTCCTGACCGACGGCCACTTGGGGCGCGGGCCGCTGGGCGCGGAGCCGGTGTACGCCCCGCCCGTCGCCGTGCGCGAGGTCCCCACCGCCACCGAGCCGGGCGGGCCCGTCGCGAACGTCCCGGTGACCGCGCCCGACGGCTCGACGGTGCCGCTGCGCGACCAGCTGGGCCGGGGCCGGCTGCTGGTCGTCCTCGTCGCCCCCGGGACCGGGGTCTGGGACCGGCGCCACTGGCTGGGCGCCGGCCTGATGCCCCGCCTCGCGGCGGCGGTCAGCGCGCTCCCGGTCCGCACGGAACTGCTCGTCGCCGACGGCTACCCGGGGGCGCCGGCGCACACCGTGCTCCTGGTGCGGCCCGACGGCCATCTCGCGGCGACCTTCGCCGGAGTCCGCCCGGCGGAGCTGTACGAGGCCGCCGACGCGGTCCGCCACGGGGCGCCCTCGGCGTCCGGTTCCGCGGCCCCCGTGCCCACGCCCGCACCCGTGATCGATTGA
- a CDS encoding HAMP domain-containing sensor histidine kinase, whose amino-acid sequence MRARLLPLLVVLMAGVLLALGFPLAVALAAGQQQRVVVDRIDDSARFAALAQFVIDAEGSNSSGVDERRVTLQLELARYQELYGIRVGIFRRDYSAIVRAPGWWQLPEEGEGRRAFEEALAGRRSHDPGQVWPWQTGGRLLVISPVVLDGDVVAVVATESPTDQMRGRILRGWLIIIGGLGAAMLVAFGAALRLTSWVLKPVQTLDTAAHGIATGRMNSRVAAAGGPPELRRLARSFNEMADNVEEVLEQQRAFVADASHQLRNPLAALLLRIELLALELPEGNEEIASVRTEGKRLTQVLDDLLDLALAEHATAEISLVDIAGLAAERVTAWRPFAEEKGVRLTGTGRTAATGWADPIALSSALDAVIDNALKFTPAGEDVEVGLSVVGDQVRIVVADRGPGLTEEELLRVGDRFWRSGRHQNVRGSGLGLSISRTLLAAGGGSLSYATNPPHGLRVTVAVPRTDPTVLPE is encoded by the coding sequence GTGCGCGCCCGCCTGCTCCCGCTGCTCGTCGTCCTGATGGCGGGCGTCCTGCTCGCCCTGGGCTTCCCGCTCGCGGTGGCCCTGGCCGCCGGGCAGCAGCAGCGCGTGGTCGTCGACCGGATCGACGACAGCGCCCGCTTCGCCGCCCTGGCCCAGTTCGTCATCGACGCCGAGGGCTCCAACTCCAGCGGAGTGGACGAGCGCCGCGTCACCCTCCAGCTCGAACTGGCCCGCTACCAGGAGCTCTACGGCATCCGCGTCGGGATCTTCCGCCGGGACTACAGCGCCATCGTCCGGGCCCCCGGCTGGTGGCAGCTGCCCGAGGAGGGAGAGGGCCGCCGCGCCTTCGAGGAGGCCCTCGCCGGACGGCGCAGCCACGACCCCGGACAGGTGTGGCCCTGGCAGACCGGCGGCAGACTCCTCGTCATCTCCCCGGTCGTCCTGGACGGAGACGTGGTCGCCGTCGTCGCCACCGAGTCGCCCACCGACCAGATGCGCGGCCGGATCCTGCGCGGCTGGCTGATCATCATCGGCGGACTCGGCGCCGCCATGCTCGTCGCCTTCGGCGCCGCGCTGCGGCTGACCAGCTGGGTGCTCAAGCCCGTGCAGACCCTGGACACCGCCGCCCACGGCATCGCCACCGGGCGGATGAACTCCCGGGTGGCGGCGGCCGGCGGACCCCCGGAACTCAGGCGCCTGGCCCGCTCGTTCAACGAGATGGCCGACAACGTCGAAGAGGTGCTGGAACAGCAGCGCGCGTTCGTCGCGGACGCCTCCCACCAACTGCGCAACCCGCTCGCCGCGCTGCTCCTGCGGATCGAGCTGCTCGCCCTCGAACTCCCCGAGGGCAACGAGGAGATCGCCTCGGTGCGGACCGAGGGCAAGCGGCTGACCCAGGTCCTGGACGACCTGCTGGACCTGGCGCTCGCCGAGCACGCCACCGCCGAGATCAGCCTCGTCGACATCGCGGGTCTGGCCGCCGAACGGGTCACCGCCTGGAGGCCGTTCGCCGAGGAGAAGGGCGTGCGGCTCACCGGGACGGGGCGCACCGCCGCCACCGGCTGGGCCGATCCGATCGCGCTCTCCAGCGCGCTGGACGCCGTCATCGACAACGCACTGAAGTTCACCCCGGCGGGCGAGGACGTCGAGGTCGGCCTCTCCGTGGTCGGCGACCAGGTGCGCATCGTGGTCGCCGACCGGGGGCCCGGCCTCACCGAGGAGGAGCTGCTCCGCGTCGGCGACCGGTTCTGGCGCAGCGGCCGCCACCAGAACGTCAGGGGCTCGGGCCTGGGCCTGTCCATCTCCCGCACCCTGCTCGCCGCGGGCGGCGGGTCCCTCTCCTACGCGACGAACCCGCCGCACGGGCTGCGCGTGACGGTGGCGGTCCCGCGCACCGATCCCACCGTCCTGCCCGAGTGA
- a CDS encoding glutamate ABC transporter substrate-binding protein produces the protein MKLSKVGAAAAIAVALALTATACGGDSDKPASDAGASGGTKKEKIVIGIKFDQPGVGLKTPDGKFTGFDVDVATYVAKELGYEPDQIEFKQAVSAERENLLSNGDVKLVVASYSITDTRKQKVDFAGPYFLAHQDLLVRADDTSITKAEDLNKKKLCSVTGSTSAQNVKKKLAPEADLLEQAGYSECLTGLENKAVDALTTDNSILAGYASQDKNKGKFKLVGLNLSNENYGIGLKKGDKELQTKVNAAIKKMEADGAWEAAVKKNFGPANYKNEPAPAVTEGS, from the coding sequence ATGAAGCTCTCCAAGGTCGGCGCGGCCGCTGCCATCGCCGTTGCTCTCGCCCTGACCGCGACCGCCTGTGGCGGCGACAGCGACAAGCCCGCGAGCGACGCCGGCGCGTCGGGCGGCACCAAGAAGGAAAAGATCGTCATCGGCATCAAGTTCGACCAGCCGGGCGTGGGCCTCAAGACCCCCGACGGCAAGTTCACGGGCTTCGACGTGGACGTGGCGACGTACGTGGCCAAGGAGCTCGGCTACGAGCCGGACCAGATCGAGTTCAAGCAGGCCGTCAGCGCCGAGCGCGAGAACCTGCTCTCCAACGGTGACGTGAAGCTGGTCGTGGCGAGCTACTCGATCACCGACACGCGCAAGCAGAAGGTCGACTTCGCCGGCCCGTACTTCCTCGCCCACCAGGACCTGCTGGTCCGCGCGGACGACACCTCGATCACCAAGGCCGAGGACCTCAACAAGAAGAAGCTCTGCTCGGTCACCGGCTCCACCTCGGCGCAGAACGTCAAGAAGAAGCTGGCCCCCGAGGCCGACCTCCTCGAGCAGGCCGGCTACTCCGAGTGCCTGACGGGCCTGGAGAACAAGGCCGTCGACGCCCTGACCACGGACAACTCGATCCTGGCCGGCTACGCCTCGCAGGACAAGAACAAGGGCAAGTTCAAGCTCGTCGGGCTGAACCTGAGCAACGAGAACTACGGCATCGGTCTGAAGAAGGGCGACAAGGAGCTCCAGACCAAGGTCAACGCCGCCATCAAGAAGATGGAGGCGGACGGCGCCTGGGAGGCGGCCGTGAAGAAGAACTTCGGCCCGGCCAACTACAAGAACGAGCCGGCCCCCGCGGTCACCGAAGGCAGCTGA
- a CDS encoding response regulator transcription factor produces the protein MRLLLVEDDDHVAAALSAILARHGFRVTHARSGEEALQALLPAGSPPHVTPYGVILLDLGLPDQDGYEVCGKIRKRTATPVIMVTARADVRSRIHGLNMGADDYVTKPYDTGELLARIHAVARRTGASEEAAAGAGSGEPGVVRLGSVSIELSTRRVGVDGADVALTRKEFDLLALLAQRPGVVFRREQIISEVWRTSWEGTGRTLEVHVASLRSKLRMPALIETVRGVGYRLVVPPVPPASPAQPAPPAP, from the coding sequence ATGAGACTGCTGCTCGTCGAGGACGACGACCACGTCGCCGCCGCCCTGTCCGCGATCCTCGCCCGGCACGGCTTCCGGGTGACCCATGCGCGCAGCGGCGAGGAGGCCCTGCAGGCACTGCTGCCCGCCGGATCCCCGCCGCACGTCACTCCGTACGGGGTGATCCTGCTCGACCTCGGCCTGCCCGACCAGGACGGGTACGAGGTGTGCGGCAAGATCCGCAAGCGCACCGCCACGCCCGTCATCATGGTCACCGCGCGGGCCGATGTGCGCTCCCGCATCCACGGCCTCAACATGGGCGCCGACGACTACGTGACCAAGCCCTACGACACGGGCGAGCTCCTCGCCCGCATCCACGCCGTCGCCCGCCGTACGGGAGCCTCCGAGGAGGCCGCCGCGGGCGCCGGGTCGGGCGAGCCCGGGGTCGTCCGCCTCGGCTCCGTCTCCATCGAGCTCTCCACCCGCCGCGTCGGCGTGGACGGCGCCGACGTCGCGCTCACCCGCAAGGAGTTCGACCTGCTGGCCCTGCTCGCGCAGCGCCCCGGGGTCGTCTTCCGCCGCGAGCAGATCATCAGCGAGGTCTGGCGCACCAGCTGGGAGGGGACCGGCCGGACCCTCGAGGTGCACGTGGCCTCGCTGCGCTCCAAGCTGCGCATGCCGGCCCTCATCGAGACCGTCCGCGGCGTCGGCTACCGGCTCGTCGTGCCGCCGGTCCCGCCGGCCTCGCCGGCCCAGCCCGCGCCGCCCGCGCCCTAG
- a CDS encoding putative leader peptide encodes MTGNDVRLWRRVHMDLLRYAGCVCRPSC; translated from the coding sequence ATGACCGGCAACGACGTACGCCTGTGGCGGAGGGTCCATATGGACCTGCTCCGCTACGCGGGCTGCGTGTGTCGCCCTTCCTGCTGA
- a CDS encoding AMP-binding protein, which yields MTQGSESSTHSGRRTDDTVLSRFERWARDTPGAQAVAAGTGSLTYGQLDALADRLAHDLLNSGLPDRAVVAVAAGRRAELPVALLAVLKAGAAYTVIDVENPRSGRLQLAAAAPFALLADAADQARLDGVGDLRVIRLGPQDAAPGGAPADRPARTVRDRVPRDDTAAVLFTAGADRRAVRLGHDRLLAAHDGWARAAGLTPEDRHLITAAPDLTAFAAGWTRALCEGAALVLPEGPRWTAESLRRAVDTERVSVLHTDPGTAAQLLVRDREAGLARTLHRPDDGLRSLRMVTVTGDRLYLDEQSALLARLRSGARLLNVYGLTETAGTGTWFELPQLAGPLDGSEELVLLGTPFPGCHATVRDGEIHLGTQGGDAVPTGDLGALRPDGLLEFRGRVRDRITVDGRTLDPHPLESAIRSHEGVGGVLLARVEGAGQGKNALPVLAAYLAPGAEDDTWPPGTGLPDGGAVRRHLAGRLPDAEMPRTVFRVHRIPRDRAGREQRTALPLPAIRALGGSTYVSSKYQPQSTAGGTAVFAFFCGVALLVLGAFAMALASVLWPGSMDLTGVPNPYAALFFLLYLFESWAFAAGLLFLVAGRSRMRRHGRRGPRVTAAAHLAIVYLLAAWWPQDNFYRLAAKQDWPQQAALVYAFNIPLMIAAGIVALYASRPPLSAFDMDQAPADQAPAN from the coding sequence ATGACGCAGGGATCAGAGTCCTCCACGCACTCCGGCCGGCGCACCGACGACACCGTCCTGTCCCGCTTCGAGCGCTGGGCGCGCGACACCCCGGGCGCCCAGGCCGTCGCCGCGGGCACCGGCAGCCTCACCTACGGCCAACTCGACGCCCTGGCCGACCGGTTGGCGCACGACTTGCTGAACTCCGGACTGCCCGACCGGGCCGTCGTCGCCGTGGCCGCCGGCCGGCGGGCCGAACTCCCCGTCGCCCTCCTCGCCGTCCTCAAGGCCGGCGCGGCCTACACCGTCATCGACGTCGAGAACCCCCGCTCCGGGCGGCTCCAACTCGCGGCCGCCGCACCCTTCGCGCTGCTCGCCGACGCCGCGGACCAGGCCCGCCTGGACGGCGTCGGCGACCTGCGGGTGATCCGCCTCGGTCCGCAGGACGCCGCGCCGGGCGGAGCGCCCGCCGATCGACCGGCCCGCACCGTGCGGGATCGCGTCCCGCGGGACGACACCGCCGCCGTCCTGTTCACCGCGGGCGCGGACCGGCGGGCCGTCCGCCTCGGCCACGACCGGCTCCTCGCCGCCCACGACGGCTGGGCCCGGGCGGCCGGGCTCACTCCCGAGGACCGGCACCTGATCACCGCCGCCCCGGACCTCACCGCCTTCGCCGCCGGATGGACGCGGGCCCTGTGCGAGGGCGCCGCCCTCGTCCTGCCCGAGGGCCCGCGTTGGACGGCCGAGTCCTTGCGCCGCGCGGTCGACACCGAGCGGGTCAGCGTCCTGCACACCGACCCGGGCACCGCCGCCCAGCTCCTGGTGCGCGACCGGGAGGCGGGCCTCGCCCGCACCCTGCACCGCCCGGACGACGGCCTGCGCTCGCTGCGCATGGTCACGGTCACCGGCGACCGCCTCTACCTCGACGAACAGTCCGCCCTGCTCGCCCGGCTGCGCTCCGGCGCCCGGCTGCTCAACGTCTACGGGCTCACCGAGACGGCGGGCACCGGAACCTGGTTCGAACTCCCGCAGCTGGCGGGCCCGCTGGACGGATCCGAGGAACTCGTGCTGCTCGGCACGCCCTTCCCCGGCTGCCACGCGACCGTGCGCGACGGGGAGATCCACCTCGGCACGCAGGGCGGTGACGCCGTCCCGACCGGAGACCTCGGGGCGCTGCGCCCCGACGGGCTGCTGGAGTTCCGAGGCCGCGTCCGCGACCGGATCACCGTCGACGGCCGCACCCTCGACCCGCACCCCCTCGAATCCGCGATCCGGTCGCACGAAGGGGTCGGCGGTGTGCTCCTGGCCCGCGTGGAGGGTGCCGGGCAGGGCAAGAACGCGCTGCCGGTGCTCGCCGCCTACCTCGCCCCGGGCGCGGAGGACGACACCTGGCCCCCGGGCACCGGACTCCCCGACGGCGGAGCGGTCCGCCGGCACCTGGCGGGAAGGCTCCCGGACGCCGAGATGCCCCGCACGGTGTTCCGGGTGCACCGGATTCCCCGGGACCGGGCCGGCCGCGAGCAGCGGACCGCCCTTCCCCTGCCCGCGATCCGGGCGCTGGGCGGGTCGACCTACGTCAGCAGCAAGTACCAGCCGCAGTCCACGGCCGGCGGGACGGCCGTGTTCGCGTTCTTCTGCGGGGTCGCGCTGCTCGTGCTGGGGGCCTTCGCCATGGCCTTGGCCTCGGTGCTCTGGCCGGGGTCCATGGACCTCACCGGCGTCCCGAACCCGTACGCGGCGCTCTTCTTCCTCCTCTACCTCTTCGAGTCCTGGGCCTTCGCCGCCGGCTTGCTCTTCCTGGTCGCCGGCCGCTCCCGGATGCGCCGCCACGGGCGCCGCGGTCCCCGCGTCACCGCCGCCGCCCACCTGGCGATCGTCTACCTGCTGGCCGCCTGGTGGCCGCAAGACAACTTCTACCGGCTCGCCGCCAAGCAGGACTGGCCCCAACAGGCGGCCCTCGTCTACGCCTTCAACATCCCGCTGATGATCGCCGCCGGGATCGTGGCGCTCTACGCGTCCCGCCCTCCGCTCAGCGCCTTCGACATGGACCAGGCCCCCGCGGACCAGGCCCCCGCGAACTGA
- a CDS encoding amino acid ABC transporter ATP-binding protein — MSGVSVTKDVRDAGGAADGLVVLNNVNKHFGALHVLQDIDLSIARGEVVVVIGPSGSGKSTLCRTINRLETIDSGTITVDGKQLPSEGRELAKLRADVGMVFQSFNLFAHKTVLQNVMLGQLKVRKMGQAAALEQAKSLLERVGVGSQADKYPAQLSGGQQQRVAIARALAMDPKVMLFDEPTSALDPEMINEVLEVMQQLARDGMTMVVVTHEMGFARSAANRVVFMADGKIVEEATPDQFFSNPRSDRAKDFLSKILHH, encoded by the coding sequence ATGAGCGGAGTATCAGTGACCAAGGACGTGCGGGACGCGGGCGGTGCCGCGGACGGCCTGGTCGTGCTGAACAACGTCAACAAGCACTTCGGCGCGCTGCACGTGCTGCAGGACATCGACCTGAGCATCGCCCGCGGCGAGGTCGTCGTGGTGATCGGCCCTTCGGGGTCGGGCAAGTCCACCCTGTGCCGGACCATCAACCGCCTGGAGACGATCGATTCGGGCACGATCACGGTCGACGGCAAGCAACTGCCGTCCGAGGGGCGCGAGCTGGCCAAGCTGCGCGCCGACGTGGGCATGGTCTTCCAGTCCTTCAACCTGTTCGCGCACAAGACGGTGCTGCAGAACGTCATGCTGGGCCAGCTGAAGGTCCGCAAGATGGGCCAGGCGGCCGCACTGGAGCAGGCGAAGTCCCTGCTGGAGCGCGTGGGTGTCGGCTCGCAGGCCGACAAGTACCCGGCCCAGCTCTCCGGCGGCCAGCAGCAGCGCGTGGCCATCGCCCGCGCGCTGGCGATGGACCCGAAGGTGATGCTGTTCGACGAGCCCACCTCGGCCCTCGACCCGGAGATGATCAACGAGGTGCTGGAGGTCATGCAGCAGCTCGCCCGGGATGGCATGACCATGGTGGTCGTCACGCACGAGATGGGCTTCGCCCGCTCCGCCGCCAACCGGGTGGTCTTCATGGCCGACGGGAAGATCGTCGAAGAGGCGACGCCCGACCAGTTCTTCAGCAACCCGCGAAGCGACCGCGCCAAGGACTTCCTGTCGAAGATCCTGCACCACTGA